One stretch of Halobacillus litoralis DNA includes these proteins:
- a CDS encoding phytoene desaturase family protein, protein MTKTTIVGGGIGGLVTALHLSNDPDRDISIYEKKDVLGGRLTFERHGEFKIDQGPTIVLLPDMLLSILEEGGISRDRIPLIPCDPLYNIHFPDGTTFNKYSDAEKQKAELKEKFPGNERHFDRFLNDMRARFMQGKAQFLEKSFVDKRTFFSRKNLKTLIKLKAYQNVKKMMRSYFDDERLVEAYTLQTLYIGGHPEQSPAMYSLVSYSEHEHGIWYMKGGYAHLVEIIEEELEKRGVQIYKGRPVEGVETRKDRAESITVGGEKVKFDELILNGDFPLMDKIMPADKQLQRKYTPSSGCLLLYMGLDRTYENDSIHQFFMSHDFDRHMRQVFVEKQLPDDPSFYTFHPSLVDPSLAPEGKGVLYTLIPVPTGESVDWEKKDQLIESVIDEMESRGFPGLRNHIEWQHIRTPEDAEREGLYAGGSFGIAPTLFQSGVFRPQLQPYALGNVYAVGASIHPGGGVPIVMQGAKLLADYLQYRVKERHNYKRGV, encoded by the coding sequence ATGACTAAGACGACAATTGTCGGTGGAGGTATTGGGGGACTTGTAACGGCCCTGCATTTATCCAACGACCCAGATAGGGATATCTCCATTTATGAAAAGAAAGACGTGCTTGGAGGCAGACTTACTTTCGAACGGCATGGCGAGTTTAAAATCGACCAGGGCCCTACGATTGTTCTTCTTCCTGATATGCTCCTAAGTATTTTAGAAGAAGGAGGCATTTCAAGGGACCGTATTCCATTGATTCCATGCGATCCTCTTTATAATATTCATTTCCCTGACGGCACGACCTTCAATAAATATTCCGATGCTGAAAAACAAAAAGCAGAACTGAAGGAAAAGTTTCCTGGCAATGAAAGGCATTTCGACCGGTTTTTAAATGATATGCGGGCCCGTTTTATGCAGGGGAAAGCTCAGTTTCTCGAAAAGTCATTCGTCGACAAACGAACGTTTTTCTCCCGCAAAAACTTGAAAACATTGATCAAGTTGAAAGCTTACCAGAACGTAAAGAAAATGATGCGCAGTTACTTTGACGATGAGCGTCTCGTGGAAGCCTACACGCTACAAACGTTGTACATCGGAGGTCACCCAGAACAATCGCCGGCGATGTACTCGCTCGTGTCTTACAGTGAACATGAGCACGGCATCTGGTACATGAAAGGCGGCTATGCTCACCTTGTTGAAATCATTGAGGAAGAGTTGGAAAAGAGAGGCGTGCAAATCTATAAAGGAAGACCTGTAGAAGGTGTGGAAACAAGGAAGGATAGAGCAGAGTCCATAACCGTTGGAGGAGAAAAAGTTAAGTTCGATGAGCTGATTTTGAATGGGGATTTTCCTCTCATGGACAAAATCATGCCAGCTGATAAACAGCTTCAACGTAAATATACCCCTTCCTCAGGTTGTCTCTTGCTCTATATGGGACTGGACCGCACCTATGAAAACGACTCCATCCACCAGTTTTTCATGTCTCATGATTTTGACAGACATATGCGGCAAGTGTTTGTGGAAAAGCAACTGCCGGATGATCCATCGTTTTATACCTTCCACCCCTCCTTAGTTGATCCTTCGCTCGCTCCTGAAGGAAAAGGGGTGCTCTACACATTGATTCCTGTTCCTACAGGAGAGTCCGTGGATTGGGAGAAGAAAGACCAATTGATCGAGAGCGTCATCGATGAAATGGAGTCACGCGGTTTTCCAGGTTTGAGAAATCATATCGAATGGCAGCACATTCGAACTCCAGAAGATGCGGAGCGTGAAGGCTTGTATGCAGGAGGAAGCTTTGGAATTGCCCCCACCCTTTTTCAATCCGGTGTGTTCCGGCCACAGTTGCAGCCGTATGCATTAGGCAATGTGTACGCGGTTGGAGCTTCGATTCATCCAGGAGGGGGCGTTCCCATTGTCATGCAAGGAGCAAAATTGTTGGCAGATTATTTGCAATATAGGGTCAAAGAAAGGCATAATTACAAGCGAGGTGTTTAG
- a CDS encoding phytoene desaturase family protein — MKKIAIIGAGPGGLASAMILAAKGYDVHVYEKQSYVGGRNGHFSLGEYTFDIGPTFLSMPQIMEEIFEMSGRDVHDYMDLKELSPMYELQFDGKRVPMYREREKMLDVIAEHFPGNESGYVNFMKDTREKMQALMPLLQTKHNKLTDYMSKRALKALPKLSLGKSVYDVLSDYFTDERLKIAFTFQAKYLGMSPWECPGAFSILSYMEHEWGVFHPIGGVNQLSKAMAKVTEEHGGQIHLNEGVQKINVSGKEITGLVLDSGETVYADEYIINADFAEAMTRLVDDGVLRRHSKQKLQKKKFSCSTFMIYVGLDKVYDMPHHTILFAEDYQKNVNEMTKDLVLSDEPSIYIHNASVTDPTLAPEGHSAVYILAPVPNNYSEIDWDDKQETFKSLIYDEIEKKTGFTDIRSHVVEEKVLTPKQWQTDHFVHQGATFSLGHQLSQMMYFRPHNRFQELDHCWLVGGGTHPGSGLPTILESARITTGWIREEEVQPI; from the coding sequence ATGAAAAAGATCGCCATAATCGGAGCAGGACCTGGAGGTTTAGCCTCAGCAATGATCCTTGCAGCTAAAGGCTATGACGTTCATGTCTATGAAAAACAATCCTATGTGGGTGGGAGGAACGGTCATTTTTCACTCGGGGAGTACACATTTGATATCGGCCCGACATTTTTGAGTATGCCCCAGATTATGGAGGAGATCTTCGAAATGTCAGGGAGAGATGTTCACGACTACATGGATTTGAAAGAACTTTCCCCCATGTATGAACTTCAGTTCGACGGAAAAAGAGTACCGATGTACCGGGAACGGGAAAAAATGCTGGATGTGATTGCAGAGCATTTCCCGGGCAATGAGTCCGGATATGTAAACTTCATGAAGGACACACGGGAGAAAATGCAGGCGCTCATGCCGCTTTTGCAAACCAAACATAATAAGCTTACCGATTATATGAGTAAGCGGGCGCTGAAGGCTTTGCCGAAACTCTCACTCGGAAAATCAGTCTATGACGTCCTTTCCGACTACTTTACAGATGAACGTTTAAAAATCGCTTTTACGTTCCAGGCGAAATACTTAGGTATGTCTCCGTGGGAATGTCCGGGAGCCTTTTCCATTCTTTCGTATATGGAACATGAATGGGGAGTGTTCCACCCGATCGGTGGGGTCAATCAACTCTCGAAAGCGATGGCAAAAGTGACGGAAGAGCACGGAGGACAGATTCATTTGAATGAAGGCGTCCAAAAAATCAACGTATCAGGCAAGGAGATTACCGGGCTTGTGCTCGATTCCGGGGAAACGGTATATGCGGATGAATACATTATCAATGCGGATTTTGCTGAAGCGATGACCCGTTTAGTTGATGACGGGGTCCTGCGCCGCCACTCCAAACAAAAACTCCAGAAGAAGAAATTTTCCTGCTCGACATTTATGATCTATGTCGGTCTTGACAAGGTGTACGATATGCCACACCATACCATTCTCTTTGCAGAAGACTACCAGAAGAATGTAAATGAAATGACGAAAGACCTCGTGTTGTCCGATGAACCATCCATCTATATCCATAACGCAAGCGTGACCGACCCGACGCTCGCACCCGAGGGGCATTCGGCCGTCTATATCTTAGCTCCAGTGCCGAACAATTATTCGGAGATCGACTGGGACGATAAGCAGGAAACATTCAAATCGTTGATCTACGATGAAATTGAGAAAAAGACAGGGTTTACCGATATCCGCAGCCACGTCGTCGAAGAGAAAGTCCTTACTCCGAAGCAATGGCAGACTGACCATTTTGTGCATCAGGGTGCTACGTTCAGCCTCGGTCACCAGCTTTCTCAAATGATGTACTTCAGACCGCACAACAGGTTTCAGGAGCTAGATCATTGCTGGCTCGTCGGTGGTGGAACCCATCCAGGAAGCGGGTTGCCGACCATTCTGGAATCTGCAAGGATAACGACGGGATGGATCAGGGAAGAGGAGGTGCAGCCGATATGA
- a CDS encoding YjcZ family sporulation protein produces MYGGNPYGGRRCYRPRRYGNNFALIVVLFILLIIVGAAFYC; encoded by the coding sequence ATGTACGGAGGCAATCCTTACGGAGGAAGACGATGCTATAGACCACGACGTTACGGCAACAACTTCGCCTTGATCGTCGTATTGTTCATCCTATTGATCATCGTAGGTGCAGCATTTTACTGCTAA
- a CDS encoding EAL domain-containing protein, producing the protein MYLELEITESMAMTNEEYIIQTLNELRNLGVHVSIDDFGTGYSSLKYLSRFPVSKLKIDKVFISENQEQNQAIVKSIIHMSHSLNMKVIAEGVETAEQWDFLKNEKCDEIQGYFYSKPLPPDQLITVFENKTIH; encoded by the coding sequence ATGTATTTGGAGCTTGAAATTACCGAATCCATGGCGATGACCAACGAGGAGTACATTATTCAAACGCTGAATGAGCTTCGAAATCTAGGCGTCCATGTCTCGATTGATGATTTCGGCACCGGATATTCATCACTCAAATATCTGAGCCGTTTCCCTGTAAGTAAGTTAAAAATCGATAAAGTTTTTATCAGTGAAAACCAGGAGCAAAACCAAGCCATTGTAAAATCAATTATTCACATGTCCCACTCATTGAACATGAAAGTCATTGCTGAAGGCGTAGAGACCGCTGAACAATGGGATTTTCTGAAGAATGAAAAGTGTGATGAAATCCAAGGTTATTTTTACAGCAAACCACTCCCCCCTGATCAGTTAATCACGGTATTCGAAAACAAAACCATCCACTAA
- a CDS encoding sensor domain-containing protein, with product MSDRLRELALPIDDWIFQQMNDALIFVDGEGKLLRCNDKAGELNDGDVQSLINLLDFHQLKKEELPKMVDLPPKGGQLYKVQCRQLKKNSPLFAIFLQPVSMLDQSYEVKKILDQRLTVPSEGMVIHQEGKIIDCDDTLAHMFGYEKEEIMKQDAFTLTEEGEHEALHRLFLSFPEQPYVLKAIKKDGSLFYIEVLAHPYPQEGRILRVAIVRDITERVHNEKKIEFMSYYDELTDLPNRYYFMDMVKEAIEEKDGLAVHFIDLDYFKQINDTLGYSFGDELLKACAQRLKLYQDADTFIARMGGDEFLVLQRHVSQQSDAESLAKKLIEAFRKPVVIDGYELYTSVSIGISLYPEHGKTAGDLIKQADSAMYTVKDQHRNDYLCYNASISEEFEQMLSIDSELRKALKENQLELHYQPQKSIHTGKIVGLEALIRWNHPEKGRISPATFIPVAEKNGQIFEIGDWVIREACRQNKRWQEEGYPAVIVGVNLSALQFLQKDLGHSCKTDFRRNRPRPHVFGA from the coding sequence ATGTCGGACCGTTTGAGAGAGCTTGCATTACCTATAGATGATTGGATTTTTCAACAAATGAATGATGCCCTGATTTTCGTAGATGGAGAAGGAAAGCTGCTCCGGTGTAATGACAAAGCGGGGGAACTGAATGACGGCGATGTGCAGTCACTCATCAACCTGCTTGATTTTCATCAACTGAAAAAGGAAGAACTCCCGAAAATGGTTGACCTTCCGCCAAAAGGGGGGCAGTTGTATAAAGTCCAATGCCGGCAATTGAAAAAAAACAGCCCCCTCTTTGCCATTTTTCTTCAACCCGTATCGATGCTCGATCAATCGTACGAAGTTAAGAAGATCTTGGATCAACGGTTGACGGTTCCATCCGAGGGGATGGTCATTCATCAAGAAGGAAAAATCATCGATTGTGATGACACACTTGCTCACATGTTCGGCTATGAAAAAGAAGAAATCATGAAACAGGATGCGTTCACACTTACCGAAGAAGGAGAACACGAAGCGCTTCATAGGCTTTTTCTAAGCTTTCCTGAACAGCCCTATGTGTTGAAGGCGATCAAGAAAGATGGGTCCCTTTTTTATATCGAAGTCCTCGCTCATCCTTATCCACAGGAAGGTCGTATTTTACGCGTCGCGATCGTTCGGGACATCACCGAACGAGTACATAATGAAAAGAAAATCGAATTCATGTCCTATTATGATGAACTGACAGACCTTCCCAACCGCTATTACTTTATGGATATGGTCAAAGAGGCGATTGAAGAAAAGGACGGACTTGCTGTTCACTTCATCGATTTGGATTATTTTAAACAGATCAATGACACCCTCGGTTATTCTTTCGGGGATGAACTGTTGAAAGCATGTGCTCAAAGGTTGAAGCTGTACCAGGATGCTGATACGTTCATTGCACGAATGGGCGGCGATGAGTTCCTTGTCTTGCAAAGGCATGTGAGTCAACAGAGTGACGCAGAGTCATTGGCAAAGAAGTTGATTGAAGCTTTCCGGAAGCCTGTCGTTATTGACGGTTATGAGTTATACACCTCAGTAAGTATAGGGATCAGCCTTTACCCTGAGCATGGGAAGACAGCGGGAGATCTCATTAAACAGGCGGACAGTGCGATGTACACGGTCAAAGATCAGCACCGAAATGATTACCTTTGTTATAATGCATCAATCAGTGAAGAGTTTGAGCAAATGCTTTCTATCGATTCAGAACTGCGGAAGGCTTTGAAAGAAAATCAGCTGGAACTACATTATCAACCACAAAAAAGCATCCACACAGGGAAAATCGTCGGACTCGAAGCATTGATTCGCTGGAATCATCCGGAAAAAGGAAGGATCTCTCCGGCGACCTTCATTCCCGTGGCCGAGAAAAATGGACAGATCTTCGAAATAGGGGATTGGGTTATTCGGGAAGCCTGTCGACAAAATAAACGATGGCAGGAGGAAGGGTACCCAGCCGTTATTGTTGGAGTGAATCTCTCAGCCCTGCAGTTTTTACAAAAGGACCTGGGTCACTCGTGTAAAACAGATTTTAGAAGAAACCGACCTCGACCCCATGTATTTGGAGCTTGA
- a CDS encoding TrkH family potassium uptake protein yields MWVRRKSLRWLNDLSPFQLIALYYMVAVTISSILIALPVAHREGVKIEFIDILFTAVSAVSVTGLTTLPTAETFSTTGYFILAIVLQFGGIGVMTLGTMVWLMLGKKIGLKERRLIMTDQNQTSFSGMVRLVKQIVLVVLLIELVGFLVLGTYFLQYYEPGEAYLQGFFGTISAMTNGGFDITGQSLIPFHDDYFVQFINIILIIAGAIGFPVLIEVKQYLMQNHEEKTIRFSLFAKLTTFTFFALVVLGTVMIIILESNHFFTDKSWHEIFFYALFQSVTTRSGGLATMDINQFTEQTQLFMSSLMFIGASPSSVGGGIRTTTFALVVIFVLTFARGGNNIRLFRREVHPEDLNKAVVVTIVALFVCFSAVITLTITEPFTLNELVFEVCSAFGTVGLSLGITPGLSSFGKIVLMLLMFLGRIGLLTFLFSFKKHDKAQGKYHYPRERIIIG; encoded by the coding sequence ATGTGGGTGAGAAGAAAGAGCCTGCGATGGCTGAATGACTTATCGCCATTCCAATTAATCGCATTATACTATATGGTCGCAGTAACCATATCCTCTATATTGATTGCCCTTCCTGTGGCACATCGGGAGGGAGTCAAAATTGAATTCATCGATATTTTATTCACGGCTGTCAGTGCGGTCAGTGTAACAGGGTTGACCACGTTACCGACAGCTGAAACGTTCAGTACAACGGGATATTTCATCCTGGCGATCGTTCTCCAATTTGGAGGGATCGGGGTGATGACCTTAGGTACGATGGTCTGGTTGATGCTCGGGAAGAAAATCGGCTTAAAAGAGCGCCGTTTGATTATGACCGACCAAAACCAAACATCGTTCTCCGGGATGGTCCGGCTTGTCAAACAAATTGTGCTTGTTGTCCTGCTGATCGAACTTGTCGGTTTTCTTGTTCTTGGGACTTATTTTCTTCAGTATTACGAACCAGGAGAGGCCTATTTGCAGGGATTCTTCGGTACGATCAGCGCAATGACGAACGGTGGGTTCGACATTACGGGCCAATCTTTGATACCGTTCCATGATGATTATTTTGTGCAATTCATAAACATTATTCTCATCATTGCCGGTGCCATCGGTTTTCCAGTGCTGATCGAGGTCAAACAATATTTGATGCAGAATCATGAAGAAAAAACCATTCGCTTTTCATTGTTTGCCAAATTGACGACTTTTACTTTCTTTGCCTTGGTCGTCTTGGGAACAGTCATGATTATCATCTTAGAAAGCAATCATTTCTTTACAGACAAGTCCTGGCATGAAATTTTCTTTTATGCTTTGTTTCAGTCTGTCACAACGAGAAGTGGCGGTCTTGCCACAATGGATATCAATCAATTCACGGAACAAACGCAGTTGTTCATGTCTTCTTTGATGTTCATCGGAGCTTCCCCGAGTAGTGTGGGAGGCGGTATACGGACAACGACGTTTGCCCTTGTGGTCATCTTCGTGTTGACCTTTGCGAGAGGCGGAAACAATATCCGCTTGTTCAGAAGAGAAGTTCATCCAGAAGATTTGAATAAAGCGGTTGTTGTCACGATCGTCGCTTTATTCGTCTGCTTCAGCGCCGTCATTACACTGACCATCACGGAACCTTTTACACTGAATGAACTCGTTTTTGAGGTCTGTTCGGCGTTCGGAACCGTCGGGTTATCTCTCGGCATCACGCCGGGCCTGTCTTCCTTTGGTAAAATCGTGCTGATGCTGCTTATGTTCTTAGGAAGAATCGGATTATTGACGTTCTTATTCTCCTTTAAGAAACATGACAAAGCCCAAGGGAAATATCATTATCCTAGAGAAAGAATCATTATTGGTTAG
- a CDS encoding YwpF-like family protein has product MKTFKLISLDIVEEKHEDITQRRIKLEDGLIINREDDHGRWVIEAYVDESYRDFFETMKENEEEIIIQVKITKQSNRPATFLVKPIDVNMIGDRMNVIFMGTIVDRQQEQVEWVLRQLMDEGYQGEDLLEEFKKRGQESKA; this is encoded by the coding sequence ATGAAAACCTTTAAATTGATTTCATTGGATATCGTGGAAGAAAAGCACGAGGATATCACTCAAAGACGCATCAAGCTCGAAGACGGTTTGATTATCAATAGAGAAGATGATCACGGCCGCTGGGTCATTGAGGCGTACGTTGATGAGAGTTATCGGGATTTCTTTGAAACGATGAAAGAAAATGAAGAAGAAATCATTATTCAAGTGAAAATAACGAAACAAAGCAACCGTCCAGCGACTTTCCTCGTAAAGCCGATTGACGTGAACATGATCGGCGACCGGATGAACGTCATTTTTATGGGAACCATAGTTGATCGTCAGCAGGAACAAGTGGAGTGGGTGTTACGGCAATTGATGGATGAAGGCTATCAGGGAGAAGACCTCTTAGAAGAATTCAAAAAGCGTGGCCAGGAATCAAAAGCATAA
- the moaA gene encoding GTP 3',8-cyclase MoaA translates to MRRGDLIDSHIIDQLGRPIKDLRISVIDQCNFRCTYCMPAEIFGPDYAFLPKEELLSFDEIVRLAKIFAKFGVEKIRLTGGEPLMRKDLADLVRRLKEIDGIEDIAVTTNAVFLVRLAQKLKDAGLDRVNISLDAIEDHVFHETNGRGIKTKPVLKGIEAARNAGLKIKINMVVKKGMNEDQILPMARYFKGTGDTLRFIEFMEVGNHNGWNMDAVVSKKWIIDHIDQEMPLVAQDPNYFGEVASRYRYEDGAGEVGVISSVTEAFCSSCTRARMSADGHLFTCLFASSGYDLKTMLREGKDDETITDYLLAIWTGRTDQYSVDRAQGKPMKENKIEMSYIGG, encoded by the coding sequence TTGAGGAGGGGTGATCTTATCGACTCACACATCATTGATCAACTTGGTCGTCCCATTAAAGATTTAAGAATATCAGTGATCGATCAATGCAATTTTCGCTGTACCTATTGTATGCCGGCAGAAATTTTCGGGCCGGACTATGCTTTCTTACCAAAAGAAGAACTCTTGAGTTTTGATGAAATCGTCCGGCTTGCCAAAATCTTTGCGAAATTCGGCGTGGAAAAAATACGTCTGACCGGAGGCGAACCTCTGATGAGGAAAGATCTTGCTGATCTCGTACGCCGGTTAAAAGAGATCGATGGCATCGAGGATATTGCCGTTACGACGAATGCGGTCTTTCTCGTCAGACTGGCTCAAAAACTGAAGGATGCCGGGCTTGATCGTGTGAACATCAGTCTGGATGCAATTGAAGATCACGTTTTCCATGAAACGAATGGACGTGGAATTAAAACGAAACCCGTATTAAAGGGAATTGAAGCAGCAAGAAACGCAGGCTTGAAAATAAAAATCAACATGGTTGTCAAAAAAGGGATGAATGAAGATCAAATCCTGCCGATGGCGCGGTATTTCAAAGGAACTGGCGATACGCTGCGCTTCATTGAATTCATGGAAGTCGGCAACCACAACGGTTGGAATATGGATGCAGTGGTTTCAAAAAAGTGGATCATCGACCACATCGATCAAGAGATGCCACTCGTGGCTCAAGACCCGAATTATTTTGGGGAAGTGGCCTCGCGGTATCGTTATGAAGATGGTGCGGGTGAGGTCGGGGTGATCTCATCCGTGACGGAAGCCTTCTGCTCGAGCTGCACAAGGGCGCGTATGTCAGCAGACGGTCACTTGTTTACTTGTCTGTTTGCTTCCTCCGGCTATGATTTGAAAACCATGCTCCGTGAAGGGAAAGACGATGAAACGATTACCGATTATCTGCTTGCGATATGGACAGGTCGTACAGATCAGTATTCAGTCGATAGAGCCCAAGGAAAGCCGATGAAAGAGAACAAAATCGAAATGTCCTACATCGGAGGATAA
- a CDS encoding molybdopterin molybdotransferase MoeA: MNLHRKPLPVPEAVDRVMNDKKEGRMETIQLENVDGRRLAEDLLATHPVPPFNKSPYDGFALRSEDTKHLSRENPSHFHVTETIGAGQLASHPVQKGEAVRIMTGAEIPEGADCVAMFEICQTYEDQGASYMTLKRSMQKDQNIIGKGSETEEGTVLVKAGTRINPGVKALLATFGYPEVKVYRKPKIGLFATGTELLDVDEPLQPGKIRNSNAPMILSQIERAGAEGHFLGKLMDDFDACFDAVSQSLHDYDLLITTGGVSVGDYDLMPDIYEELGAQVLFNKVAMRPGSVTTVAELEGQLLYGLSGNPSACYVGFELFTYPIIQKLLGNPKPFHNRIKATLGEDFPKPNPFTRFVRGRVHYEEGKVIVSPAGMDKSNVVTSLAHTDAFLVLPGGTRGFEKGDAVEAILLEDQSGQEYFEEG, translated from the coding sequence ATGAACTTACATAGAAAACCTCTCCCTGTGCCCGAAGCAGTCGACAGGGTCATGAATGATAAAAAAGAAGGAAGAATGGAAACCATTCAGCTTGAGAATGTGGATGGACGCAGGTTAGCTGAGGATTTACTTGCTACGCATCCTGTACCTCCATTCAACAAATCTCCATACGATGGATTTGCTCTCCGTTCGGAAGATACAAAGCATTTATCAAGAGAAAACCCTAGCCACTTTCATGTCACGGAAACCATTGGTGCCGGACAGCTGGCAAGTCATCCGGTACAAAAAGGAGAAGCCGTCCGGATTATGACGGGGGCAGAGATCCCTGAGGGTGCGGATTGTGTCGCAATGTTTGAAATCTGCCAAACCTATGAAGACCAGGGTGCCTCTTACATGACATTGAAGCGATCCATGCAAAAGGACCAGAACATTATTGGAAAAGGATCAGAGACAGAAGAGGGGACGGTACTCGTTAAGGCAGGGACACGTATAAATCCTGGTGTCAAAGCCCTCCTCGCTACTTTCGGCTATCCGGAAGTAAAGGTCTATCGGAAGCCGAAAATCGGCCTATTTGCCACTGGAACAGAGCTGCTGGACGTTGATGAGCCGCTTCAGCCAGGGAAAATCCGTAACTCCAATGCTCCGATGATTTTATCCCAGATTGAACGTGCCGGAGCGGAAGGTCACTTTTTAGGAAAATTGATGGATGACTTTGACGCTTGTTTTGATGCTGTTTCTCAATCATTGCATGATTACGATCTCCTGATCACGACAGGAGGTGTATCTGTCGGCGATTATGACCTTATGCCAGACATTTATGAGGAACTAGGAGCTCAGGTGCTCTTCAATAAAGTCGCGATGCGCCCGGGTAGTGTGACGACTGTGGCTGAACTTGAAGGCCAGCTGCTTTATGGATTGAGCGGCAATCCTTCTGCTTGTTATGTCGGTTTTGAACTGTTTACCTATCCAATCATTCAAAAGTTACTTGGAAATCCAAAACCCTTTCATAACCGCATTAAAGCAACGCTCGGGGAGGATTTCCCCAAACCCAATCCTTTCACCCGTTTTGTACGTGGTAGAGTGCACTACGAAGAAGGAAAAGTCATAGTGTCGCCTGCAGGGATGGATAAGTCGAATGTGGTGACATCCTTAGCTCACACAGATGCCTTTCTTGTGCTACCCGGAGGAACGAGAGGGTTTGAAAAAGGAGATGCTGTAGAAGCGATTCTTTTAGAAGATCAAAGTGGACAAGAGTATTTTGAGGAGGGGTGA
- a CDS encoding HD domain-containing protein yields MKRVTLVDVFKHRITQKYLQRSGINHAVTVAGYAFDMAVKKGVDPDLATKSALLHDMGHYEWYRDGKWDYDEYRKSDIHAIKGAERAHKLLIRLGEDRLVAKEVSVAVLLHTDSYLPFGLDQKRTPLQHVVAKADEKDEQPMGLHHYKQMDRSEALKRLHALDLKIEKFLEDDDELA; encoded by the coding sequence ATGAAAAGAGTGACACTCGTCGATGTGTTCAAACACCGCATTACACAGAAATACTTGCAGCGCTCAGGCATCAACCACGCGGTCACCGTTGCAGGATACGCGTTTGATATGGCAGTGAAAAAGGGAGTGGACCCTGATCTTGCTACGAAATCAGCTTTGCTTCATGACATGGGGCATTATGAATGGTACCGTGATGGCAAATGGGATTATGATGAATACCGGAAGTCTGACATCCATGCGATCAAGGGAGCAGAAAGGGCGCATAAGCTGCTGATCCGTCTTGGTGAAGACCGTCTCGTTGCCAAGGAAGTTTCTGTGGCGGTTCTTCTCCACACGGACAGCTATTTACCATTTGGTCTCGACCAAAAAAGAACACCGCTTCAACATGTCGTTGCCAAAGCCGATGAAAAAGATGAGCAGCCGATGGGGCTGCATCATTACAAACAAATGGATAGAAGCGAAGCCTTGAAACGATTGCACGCATTAGATTTGAAAATCGAAAAATTTTTGGAAGATGATGATGAGTTGGCATAA
- a CDS encoding SDR family NAD(P)-dependent oxidoreductase, which produces MSKPNETALITGVAEGIGRGLATAYAEKGYQVIGCDVNEEKGRKTMESVNGRFFRCDVSDPQQVETLFKNIKEPFSILINNAGVSEFKSMFELDVDEWDRVLNTNLRSCFLISKYAAERWKQEETPGRIVNIASTRAFMSEPDSEAYAASKGGIFALTHAMAASLSPYNIRVNSISPGWIHAGDPDELRDKDHQQHLSNRAGTVKDVAKACFYLTDQENGFVNGENVTVDGGMTRKMIYEH; this is translated from the coding sequence ATGTCAAAACCGAACGAAACGGCACTCATTACAGGCGTTGCCGAGGGCATTGGACGTGGATTAGCTACAGCTTATGCAGAGAAAGGGTACCAGGTGATTGGATGTGATGTGAATGAAGAAAAAGGCCGGAAAACGATGGAAAGTGTGAATGGACGATTCTTCCGTTGTGATGTGAGTGATCCACAGCAGGTCGAAACTCTTTTTAAAAACATCAAAGAACCTTTTTCCATACTGATCAACAATGCTGGCGTGAGCGAGTTCAAATCAATGTTCGAGTTGGATGTGGATGAATGGGACCGTGTGCTGAATACGAACTTGCGCAGCTGTTTTCTTATTTCAAAATATGCCGCGGAACGTTGGAAGCAGGAGGAGACTCCGGGTCGGATTGTGAACATCGCGTCCACAAGGGCATTCATGTCTGAGCCTGACTCAGAAGCGTATGCCGCAAGTAAAGGAGGCATTTTCGCACTGACCCACGCGATGGCCGCTTCTTTATCTCCCTATAACATTCGGGTGAACAGCATCAGTCCAGGGTGGATTCATGCAGGAGACCCTGATGAGCTGCGGGATAAAGATCATCAACAGCATTTATCCAACCGTGCAGGTACAGTGAAGGACGTTGCCAAAGCTTGCTTTTATTTGACGGATCAGGAAAATGGTTTTGTGAATGGAGAAAATGTGACGGTTGATGGCGGTATGACTCGAAAGATGATTTACGAACACTGA